From the genome of Cryptococcus depauperatus CBS 7841 chromosome 1, complete sequence, one region includes:
- a CDS encoding histone H4, protein MSGRGKGGKGLGKGGAKRHRKVLRDNIQGITKPAIRRLARRGGVKRISGLIYEETRGVLKIFLEHVIRDSVTYTEHAKRKTVTSLDVVYALKRQGRTLYGFGA, encoded by the exons ATGTCTGGTCGAGGAAAAGGTGGCAAGGGTCTCGGCAAGGGTGGTGCCAAGCGACACAGGAAGGTTCTTCGTGACAACATTCA GGGTATCACCAAGCCTGCCATTCGACGACTTGCCCGACGAGGTGGTGTCAAGCGTATTTCTGGCTTGATCTATGAAGAGACTCGAGGTGTCCTCAAGATTTTCCTCGAACACGTCATCCGCGACTCTGTCACATACACTGAGCACgccaagaggaagactG TCACATCTCTTGACGTTGTCTATGCTCTTAAGAGACAAGGTCGAACCCTTTATGGTTTCGGCGCCTAG
- a CDS encoding endoribonuclease YSH1, giving the protein MHAPRHHFKAGPLQNPITILNPSDEDAPSLTITMLGAGQEVGSFHVDHAAALPYIMEKTNFKDGNGKVYMTHATKAIYGLTMMDAVRLNDQNADASGRLYDETDVQSSWQSTIAVDYHQDIVISGGLRFTPYHAGHVLGASMFLIEIAGLKVLYTGDYSREEDRHLMIAEVPPVKPDVMICESTFGVHTLPDRKEKEEQFSTLVSNIVKRGGRCLMPIPSFGNGQELALLLDEYWNDYPELQNVPIYFASMLFQRGMRVYKTYVHTMNANIRSRFARRDNPFDFKFVKWLKDPQKLNETKGPCVVMASAQFMSFGLSRDLLEQWAPDPKNGCIITGYSIEGTMARTLLSEPDHIESLKTGANIPRRLTVKEISFGAHVDYAQNSKFIQEIGAQHIVLVHGESSQMYRLRAALRDTYASKGQEINIHTPRNCEPLTLTFRQERLVKAIGTLAEARPAHGAALKGLLVSKDFSYTLLDPRDLKDFTGLSTSEVIQKQSLSIGVDWSVVRWFLEGMYGEVEEGVDEENRPFFTIMDGVRVAKVSETILEMRWSSTSSNDMIADSALALLLSIDGSPATVKLTAQRHQHSCNHSHSSHDEAPMKFPTSPEFERLRMFLEAHFGEVSGPFTTVPVGGEDQLMTMEVTVDSLSAKIDLYTMKVESSSADLQTRVENVLEMALTTVKPLSRAFIGNGLDLGLDEGKQDI; this is encoded by the exons atggaaatggcAAAGTATATATGACTCATGCTACAAAAGCCATCTATGGGCTTACCATGATGGACGCTGTCCGTTTAAA CGATCAAAACGCCGATGCTTCGGGAAGACTGTATGACGAGACTGATGTCCAATCGTCCTGGCAATCGACTATTGCTGTCGACTACCATCAAGATATTGTAATCTCAGGAGGGCTTCGCTTTACCCCTTATCATGCTGGCCATGTTCTTGGCGCTTCCATGTTTCTCATCGAGATTGCCGGCCTCAAAGTTTTGTATACAGGCGATTACTCAAGGGAAGAAGACAGGCATCTAATGATTGCGGAGGTTCCACCCGTCAAGCCAGATGTGATGATTTGTGAAAGTACTTTTGGTGTTCACACTCTGCCAGataggaaagaaaaggaagagcaaTTCTCAACTCTTGTTTCTAATATTGTCAAAAGGGGGGGACGGTGCCTGATGCCTATACCATCTTTTGGTAACGGTCAGGAATTGGCTCTTTTGCTCGACGAATACTGGAACGATTACCCCGAACTCCAGAATGTACCCATTTACTTTGCATCTATGCTATTCCAGCGAGGTATGCGGGTTTACAAAACATATGTTCACACGATGAATGCCAACATCAGATCTCGTTTTGCTCGTCGCGACAATCCCTTCGACTTCAAATTTGTCAAATGGTTAAAAGACCCACAAAAACTGAATGAGACAAAAGGGCCTTGTGTGGTCATGGCTTCTGCACAGTTTATGAGTTTTGGTCTCAGCAGAGATTTGCTGGAGCAATGGGCACCAGACCCTAAGAATGGCTGCATAATCACTGGGTACTCTATTGAGGGCACCATGGCTAGA ACACTTTTGAGTGAACCGGATCACATTGAATCACTCAAAACAGGAGCCAATATACCCCGCCGACTGACAGTGAAAGAAATCTCCTTTGGCGCTCATGTCGATTATGCCCAAAACTCCAAATTCATTCAAGAAATTGGTGCCCAACACATTGTGCTTGTTCATGGAGAATCGTCTCAAATGTACAGATTACGAGCGGCTCTGAGGGATACATATGCTAGTAAAGGGCAGGAAATTAATATTCATACGCCGAGGAATTGTGAACCTTTGACTTTAACATTTCGACAGGAACGCTTAGTTAAG GCTATAGGCACCTTAGCTGAAGCTCGCCCCGCACACGGTGCTGCTCTTAAAGGCCTCCTTGTCTCCAAAGACTTTTCTTACACTCTTCTCGACCCTAGAGATCTCAAAGATTTCACAGGTCTTTCGACGAGTGAGGTTATACAAAAGCAGAGTTTGTCAATAGGAGTTGATTGGAGTGTCGTGAGATGGTTTCTGGAAGGAATGTATGGCGAGGTCGAGGAGGgagttgatgaagagaacaGACCATTTTTTACC ATCATGGACGGCGTTAGGGTCGCCAAGGTTTCAGAAACGATTTTAGAGATGAGGTGGTCGTCAACATCAAGTAATGATATGATCGCTGATTCCGCTTTGGCATTATTGTTGAGTATCGATGGCAGTCCAGCTACTGTTAAAC TCACTGCTCAACgtcatcaacattcttgtaatcattctcattcttcGCATGACGAAGCACCTATGAAATTTCCAACAAGCCCCGAATTTGAACGATTACGAATGTTTCTCGAAGCTCATTTCGGCGAAGTCTCTGGGCCTTTCACAACAGTTCCAGTAGGCGGAGAAGACCAATTAATGACAATGGAAGTTACAGTTGATAGCCTATCAGCAAAGATTGACTTGTATACGATG AAAGTAGAGTCTTCTTCCGCAGACCTGCAGACAAGGGTGGAAAACGTTTTAGAAATGGCCTTGACTACCGTTAAGCCGCTATCACGAGCTTTTATAGGGAATGGGCTGGACCTTGGTCTCGATGAAGGCAAGCAAGACATATAA